From a single Capsicum annuum cultivar UCD-10X-F1 chromosome 12, UCD10Xv1.1, whole genome shotgun sequence genomic region:
- the LOC107853212 gene encoding F-box protein PP2-B11-like isoform X2 encodes MEKQKGEVEDDEKKNTCLWMLPEGCVADILAFTTPLDVCRLSLVSTSLNSAADSDSVWAKFLPSDYRSVIAGSSTPIPEFPSLKELFVYLSHNHILIDQGLKSFSLDKWTGKKCYFLSARDLNITWGDTPEYWGWTSLPESRFPEVARLKIVWWLEIWGTIRAGILSPLTSYAAYFVYKLEEDFYGFDTRYMEVSVGISGVESEMQVAYLHPEPQYVPEDSYESPYTPPYPYQVFARMEDLGPWPAESDNFTFPKLRDDGWFELELGEYFTGNEDDCIELRMQDVKTGCATRGLIVEGIEIRPSCM; translated from the exons ATGGAGAAACAGAAAGGTGAAGTAGAGGATGATGAGAAGAAGAACACTTGTCTATGGATGTTACCTGAGGGTTGTGTCGCTGATATCTTAGCATTCACGACCCCGCTTGATGTATGCCGCCTTTCATTGGTCTCAACATCTCTCAATTCTGCAGCTGATTCCGATTCCGTTTGGGCGAAATTCCTTCCTTCCGATTACCGGTCTGTTATTGCCGGTTCATCGACTCCGATCCCTGAATTCCCATCACTCAAGGAACTCTTTGTTTATCTCTCGCATAATCACATCTTAATTGATCAAGGCCTCAAG AGTTTCTCACTCGACAaatggactggaaagaaatgcTACTTCTTAAGTGCAAGGGATCTTAATATTACTTGGGGTGATACACCAGAATATTGGGGATGGACTTCACTACCAGAGTCCAG GTTTCCAGAGGTGGCTCGACTCAAAATTGTATGGTGGCTTGAAATTTGGGGCACAATAAGAGCTGGGATTCTGTCACCCTTGACATCCTACGCAGCTTACTTCGTTTACAAGTTGGAAGAAGATTTTTACGGGTTTGATACTCGATACATGGAGGTTTCAGTTGGAATTTCTGGTGTTGAATCCGAAATGCAGGTTGCTTATTTGCATCCAGAACCTCAATATGTACCAGAGGATTCATACGAGTCACCTTATACTCCGCCCTACCCTTATCAGGTCTTTGCAAGGATGGAGGACCTGGGTCCTTGGCCAGCTGAGTCGGACAATTTTACATTTCCTAAACTTAGAGATGATGGCTGGTTTGAGTTAGAATTGGGTGAGTATTTTACTGGAAATGAAGATGATTGCATAGAGTTGAGAATGCAAGATGTGAAGACTGGCTGTGCAACGCGAGGCCTTATTGTTGAAGGAATTGAGATAAGGCCAAGTTGTATGTAA
- the LOC107853212 gene encoding F-box protein PP2-B11-like isoform X1, which yields MEKQKGEVEDDEKKNTCLWMLPEGCVADILAFTTPLDVCRLSLVSTSLNSAADSDSVWAKFLPSDYRSVIAGSSTPIPEFPSLKELFVYLSHNHILIDQGLKSFSLDKWTGKKCYFLSARDLNITWGDTPEYWGWTSLPESRRFPEVARLKIVWWLEIWGTIRAGILSPLTSYAAYFVYKLEEDFYGFDTRYMEVSVGISGVESEMQVAYLHPEPQYVPEDSYESPYTPPYPYQVFARMEDLGPWPAESDNFTFPKLRDDGWFELELGEYFTGNEDDCIELRMQDVKTGCATRGLIVEGIEIRPSCM from the exons ATGGAGAAACAGAAAGGTGAAGTAGAGGATGATGAGAAGAAGAACACTTGTCTATGGATGTTACCTGAGGGTTGTGTCGCTGATATCTTAGCATTCACGACCCCGCTTGATGTATGCCGCCTTTCATTGGTCTCAACATCTCTCAATTCTGCAGCTGATTCCGATTCCGTTTGGGCGAAATTCCTTCCTTCCGATTACCGGTCTGTTATTGCCGGTTCATCGACTCCGATCCCTGAATTCCCATCACTCAAGGAACTCTTTGTTTATCTCTCGCATAATCACATCTTAATTGATCAAGGCCTCAAG AGTTTCTCACTCGACAaatggactggaaagaaatgcTACTTCTTAAGTGCAAGGGATCTTAATATTACTTGGGGTGATACACCAGAATATTGGGGATGGACTTCACTACCAGAGTCCAG AAGGTTTCCAGAGGTGGCTCGACTCAAAATTGTATGGTGGCTTGAAATTTGGGGCACAATAAGAGCTGGGATTCTGTCACCCTTGACATCCTACGCAGCTTACTTCGTTTACAAGTTGGAAGAAGATTTTTACGGGTTTGATACTCGATACATGGAGGTTTCAGTTGGAATTTCTGGTGTTGAATCCGAAATGCAGGTTGCTTATTTGCATCCAGAACCTCAATATGTACCAGAGGATTCATACGAGTCACCTTATACTCCGCCCTACCCTTATCAGGTCTTTGCAAGGATGGAGGACCTGGGTCCTTGGCCAGCTGAGTCGGACAATTTTACATTTCCTAAACTTAGAGATGATGGCTGGTTTGAGTTAGAATTGGGTGAGTATTTTACTGGAAATGAAGATGATTGCATAGAGTTGAGAATGCAAGATGTGAAGACTGGCTGTGCAACGCGAGGCCTTATTGTTGAAGGAATTGAGATAAGGCCAAGTTGTATGTAA